The Caenorhabditis elegans chromosome II genome has a segment encoding these proteins:
- the T16A1.2 gene encoding uncharacterized protein (Confirmed by transcript evidence) produces the protein MVNMRFDTCLRILLLCNFYTVTPMDHAIPEKSKLDFTTEKLSRAARLFSSITLFNNLTSGHVDEDDLIAELLNIETGNLGAVEKYNKSKADAFIKQYKDTKQELDFSYDDLYFVYWNTIQLIWNSIGNLSIHSEQIRWNDVSDISNWNIEWFKGNDPMDLVESIRDETSSLDDIKTKLKKLASALTEAPTINTLKTAIATMENVKPFYKLAEISEYIVTAVEIHASQNLDDHFRSNVKILSRLSSVATPEINAIISVLNSHFSRSLPPRQATFGFLDGFKDLRLLFKDTVDTWLLDVVGSNNNLRSVRKLIRLKEEFRCIDDKWMSLNKQEHYLFMHRIASISYWLSNFVNVSGIESFINKTTEACGLVKDVNSDIPNLKYNSLLPQKLHLIGYIVQVINNKNGILDKIDDISDNNSSDFKKISGLIMSLRHHFEILKSGDMKKEITEMMKYQNAIPEIVSGTKGKSLLSWLKCQNNFSMESVDSAAKLIVEMSGTVYETVGTTIYDTVEDRFDEVSTVVETTSGIVKNVRLLLKEIKNQTTTDLRHLKNLDKYSKTFGEAVKALVSIKKAFDHKDDFEKFIEKGMMIQKIIENLKSNKYTPLLKSLFGNFRHTVLEIATFFYKVDTWADQIVDPKKLKFHQFGDWLAKLASFEDINLQLENRLIRATWWDDIYSVNKTVKVEFEEAAFALSKLDLKFSVYKSSLLAMPRVMRQIEKVLKNETIEVQPEPIKSTYHGPKVVSTIYYEMTIFLIAYAAGNLLIAAIWCYCEEDCLFHILKRRYYNKFD, from the exons ATGGTAAATATGAGATTTGACACGTGTCTTCGTATTCTGTTGCTATGCAATTTCTATACAG TTACACCTATGGATCATGCTATTCCGGAAAAAT ccaagcTTGACTTCACAACTGAAAAACTTTCCCGAGCCGCTCGTCTGTTCTCCAGCATTACTCTGTTTAACAATCTTACATCTGGCCATGTCGACGAGGATGATTTGATTGCCGAACTTCTGAATATTGAGACTGGTAACCTTGGGGCTGTGGAAAAGTATAACAAATCGAAAGCGGATGCATTTATTAAACAATACAAAGACACGAAACAGGAGTTGGATTTTTCGTATGATGACTTGTATTTCGTTTATTGGAATACGATTCAATTGATATGGAACAGCATTGGCAATTTGAGTATACACTCTGAACAAATCAGATGGAACGATGTGTCTGATATTTCTAACTGGAATATTGAATGGTTCAAGGGTAATGATCCAATGGATTTGGTCGAATCAATAAGGGATGAAACTTCATCGCTAGATGACATTAAAaccaaattgaagaaattggcATCCGCACTTACAGAGGCGCCCACCATAAATACTCTGAAAACTGCTATTGCAACTATGGAGAATGTGAAACCATTCTATAAGTTGGCCGAGATTTCCGAATATATCGTAACAGCAGTCGAAATACATGcttctcaaaatttagatGATCATTTTCGGAGTAACGTCAAAATCTTGTCAAGGTTGTCTTCTGTAGCAACTCCCGAAATCAATGCAATAATCAGTGTGCTGAATTCTCACTTTTCGCGTTCTCTACCGCCTCGTCAAGCAACGTTCGGCTTCTTGGATGGATTCAAAGATCTCAGACTACTTTTCAAGGATACTGTCGATACTTGGTTACTGGATGTAGTTGGATCTAACAATAACCTCAGAAGTGTTCGGAAATTGATTCGGTTGAAAGAAGAGTTTCGGTGCATTGACGACAAATGGATGAGTCTCAATAAACAGGAGCATTATTTATTTATGCATCGCATTGCAAGTATTTCATATTGGCTCAGCAACTTTGTAAATGTCTCAGGTATTGAATCGTTTATCAACAAAACTACGGAAGCATGTGGGTTGGTTAAAGATGTCAATTCAGATATCCCAAATCTTAAATATAACTCACTTTTGCCACAAAAGCTTCATTTGATTGGATATATAGTGCAGgttataaataataaaaatgggattttgGACAAAATCGATGATATTTCTGACAATAACTCAAGCGACTTCAAAAAGATTTCTGGTTTGATTATGAGCCTACGACATCatttcgaaatattgaaaagcGGTGATATGAAGAAAGAAATTACTGAAATGATGAAGTATCAAAATGCCATCCCTGAAATTGTATCGGGTACCAAAGGAAAAAGTCTCCTATCTTGGCTGAAATGTCAGAATAATTTCAGTATGGAAAGTGTGGATTCAGCCGCAAAGCTAATAGTTGAAATGTCCGGAACAGTCTATGAGACCGTTGGAACCACCATCTATGATACTGTTGAAGACCGTTTTGATGAAGTTTCAACTGTAGTAGAAACGACATCGGGTATTGTTAAAAATGTACGATTGCTTTTGAAAGAAATCAAGAATCAGACTACAACTGATCTGAGacacttgaaaaatttggacaaATACTCGAAAACGTTTGGAGAGGCTGTGAAAGCATTGGTTTCTATCAAAAAAGCATTCGATCACAAGGATGATTTTGAGAAGTTCATTGAGAAAGGTATGATGATTCAGAAGATAATCGAAAACTTAAAAAGCAACAAATACACACCACTCTTGAAGTCTTTATTTGGAAACTTCAGACACACAGTTCTCGAAATCgctacatttttttacaagGTCGATACGTGGGCGGATCAAATCGTTGACCCGAAAAAACTCAAGTTTCATCAATTTGGGGATTGGCTCGCAAAATTGGCTAGTTTCGAAGACATAAATCTACAGTTAGAGAATCGATTGATTCGAGCTACATGGTGGGATGATATCTATTCAGTAAACAAAACAGTCAAGGTAGAATTTGAAGAAGCGGCGTTTGCACTGTCAAAACTGGATCTTAAATTCTCCGTCTACAAGTCCTCCCTTCTCGCAATGCCAAGAGTCATGAGACAAATTGAGAAAGTGCTCAAGAACGAGACAATCGAAGTGCAACCAGAACCAATCAAGTCTACATATCACGGTCCAAAAGTTGTATCCACTATTTATTACGA AATGACCATCTTCCTCATCGCTTATGCCGCTGGAAACCTATTGATTGCTGCGATTTGGTGCTATTGTGAGGAAGACTGtttgtttcatattttgaaacgGCGGTATTATAATAAATTTGATTAA
- the math-42 gene encoding MATH domain-containing protein (Confirmed by transcript evidence): MAGRPFILIHTFKDLSKLREGQSYYSDIEVRYNIPWRLRIFKNDGFLGVNLHCEKEECIETKKWTFQTKFTMKLVTVGGKFFRRIVQHEFQKPEGYGMDKFISWENMLRDYVDNDSTIIEIHADIVSSTGFFEVKYLPNLQPDSNNSFVLKHTFKNLSRFEEDEKDFSDAVDHYNIPWIIEIIKTNEFLGIYLNCQKEYHEGRKWSIKCKYEFKLISASGNLHSAQQTTVFGNGSSGWGDNTFISWNDMENEYVNNDSIDVEISVKIIKFADEPCTMQTFALSHTIKNMSSIREGEDYDTDTQYRFNIPWRLQIQRQNGFFEVFLLCEKQLCKSRKWSIKTDIQLKIVPPNGRSLLLSAICVFDRPSGSGWTTLLRWNSLEEKYLVNDTLLIEAQAIILEMTGIGEVEEVVEEEEEETTDESLNEELINEKQFSLPFTVNNVSKFQDGEKQWSNTEQHYDISWRLRARKTLGFLEIVLFCNEEYCMAWNKIIEADCTFTLVCTNGSNIEQTLKLVFDKSGGQGISRFIRWDEMEKYYQLNGSVNIQAKVKLNKVEELPCEILPAAKSFTLSHTVANISNMRKGTTSFSNSEEWNYALWKVCLKNNNGFAELFLNCGNENSEQESRTVEAKYQLSLVGAGGKQISEFFEHNFETPDSNGDPKVIRWKDMLEQYAVDDSVRIEAHVSCVPIADDLPASSLVIKHVVEEISNINEAEYNYSKTKKHCEIPWRISAQRKQQRILLHLHCDKPLTNDEDWSIEVEVQLILVSDTGRTLTDIYVTHIFERTEGIHWTRDLTWEDMKKDYMVDDSVRIEARVKLVEARDDKSYDVITDDATTSEQ, translated from the exons ATGGCAGGTAGACCATTTATACTTATTCATACATTCAAGGATTTGTCAAAACTCAGAGAAGGACAGAGTTACTATAGTGATATTGAAGTACGATACAACATTCCATG GAGACTGCGCATTTTCAAGAATGATGGATTTCTTGGTGTAAACCTGCACTGTGAAAAAGAGGAGTGTATTGAGACAAAAAAGTGGACGTTTCAAACGAAATTCACTATGAAATTAGTAACTGTAGGTGGAAAGTTTTTCCGACGGATTGTACAACATGAATTCCAAAAACCGGAAGGATATGGAATGGATAAATTCATAAGTTGGGAGAATATGCTAAGGGATTATGTGGATAATGATAGTACTATCATTGAAATCCATGCCGATATTGTGAGCAGTACAGGTTTCTTTGAAGTCAAGT ATCTTCCAAATCTTCAACCAGATTCCAATAATTCATTTGTTCTGAAACATACGTTCAAGAACCTTTCGAGATTTGAGGAAGATGAAAAAGATTTCAGCGATGCAGTAGATCATTACAATATTCCCTG gataatcgaaataataaaaacaaacgAATTTCTTGGGATCTACCTGAACTGCCAAAAAGAATACCATGAAGGGAGGAAATGGTCAATAAAATGCAAATAtgaatttaaattgatttcTGCAAGTGGTAATCTTCATTCAGCACAGCAAACGACTGTGTTTGGAAATGGATCGTCGGGCTGGGGAGACAATACATTTATTAGTTGGAATGATATGGAGAACGAATATGTGAACAATGACAGTATCGATGTGGAAATTTctgttaaaataattaaattcgCAG ATGAGCCATGTACAATGCAAACATTTGCACTATCCCATACTATCAAGAACATGTCGAGTATTAGAGAAGGAGAGGACTACGATACGGACACTCAATATCGTTTCAACATTCCATG GAGACTGCAAATTCAAAGGCAAAACGGGTTCTTTGAAGTGTTTCTTCTATGTGAGAAACAACTATGTAAATCCAGAAAATGGTCAATTAAAACTgatattcaattgaaaatagtgCCACCAAATGGGAGAAGTTTATTGTTAAGTGCGATATGTGTGTTCGATAGACCAAGCGGTTCCGGATGGACTACACTCTTAAGATGGAACAGTTTAGAAGAGAAGTACCTAGTCAACGACACTCTCCTTATTGAAGCTCAAGCAATTATTCTCGAAATGACAGGAATTGGAGAGGTAGAAGAAgtagtagaagaagaagaggaagagacGACGGACGAATCTTTGAATGAAGAACTAATTAATGA aaaacaattcTCTCTACCGTTCACAGTCaataatgtttcaaagtttcaagaCGGTGAGAAACAATGGAGCAATACAGAACAGCATTATGATATTTCATG gagacTTCGAGCTAGAAAAACGTTAGGCTttcttgaaattgttttgttttgtaatGAAGAATATTGTATGGCTTGGAACAAGATAATAGAAGCTGATTGCACATTCACATTGGTTTGCACAAATGGCAGTAATATAGAACAAACATTGAAACTCGTTTTTGATAAATCAGGTGGACAAGGTATCAGTCGATTCATTCGATGGGACGAAATGGAGAAGTACTATCAGCTTAACGGCAGTGTTAATATACAAGCGAAAGTGAAACTGAACAAGGTGGAAG aacttccTTGCGAGATTTTGCCAGCTGCAAAAAGTTTTACATTGTCTCACACTGTcgcaaatatttcaaacatgCGTAAAGGAACTACATCCTTCAGTAATTCAGAAGAGTGGAATTACGCTTTATG GAAAGTGTGCTTGAAGAACAACAACGGCTTTGCCGAGTTATTCCTGAATTGCGGAAATGAGAACAGTGAGCAAGAGTCGCGGACCGTTGAGGCTAAGTATCAACTCTCTCTTGTTGGAGCTGGTGGGAAACAAATCTCCGAATTTTTCGAGCACAATTTCGAGACACCCGATTCGAACGGGGATCCTAAAGTCATCAGATGGAAGGATATGTTGGAACAGTATGCGGTGGATGATAGTGTGAGAATCGAAGCTCACGTTTCGTGTGTTCCGATAGCAG ATGATCTACCAGCTAGCTCCCTCGTAATCAAGCATGTTGtcgaagaaatttcaaatataaatgAAGCAGAATATAATTAcagcaaaaccaaaaaacattgTGAAATTCCATG GAGAATTTCTGCTCAAAGAAAACAACAGCGCATTTTGCTTCACCTTCACTGTGATAAGCCATTAACCAACGATGAAGACTGGTCGATTGAAGTAGAAGTTCAGCTCATTCTAGTGTCAGACACTGGAAGAACACTGACAGATATTTATGTCACTCATATATTCGAAAGAACAGAAGGAATTCATTGGACGAGGGATTTGACATGGGAAGATATGAAGAAAGATTACATGGTTGATGATAGCGTTAGAATTGAAGCTCGTGTAAAATTAGTGGAAGCAAGGGATGacaaaagttatgacgttatCACAGATGATGCTACCACCTCAGAACAGTAA
- the R52.4 gene encoding DUF281 domain-containing protein (Predicted), whose protein sequence is MSYLSTFTFITLLIILSNGCMRTIPPDEAYISSTMSYEDTTPGSPGTSEATTPATVLPCQQCDVVSIVKTPAHGSRVVPTTWTETAPTAEGCLQYEAYFEAPTGNYCGILRVIGVFEGKDDDLLYDGRNEISKKLIFTCQNDVTWSMGSIIKILEIYWLRPIYCDLKLPIP, encoded by the exons ATGAGTTATCTGTCTACATTCACATTTATTACTTTGCTAATAATTCTATCAAATGGGTGTATGCGAACAATTCCGCCTGATGAAGCTTACATCTCGAGTACCATGTCTTACGAGGACACTACTCCAGGAAGTCCAGGTACCTCTGAGGCGACCACCCCTGCTACGGTGTTGc CCTGCCAACAATGTGATGTAGTGAGCATAGTCAAGACTCCTGCTCATGGTTCCCGTGTAGTACCGACAACTTGGAC TGAGACCGCACCAACCGCTGAAGGTTGCCTACAGTACGAAGCCTATTTTGAGGCGCCTACGGGAAACTATTGCGGCATTCTGAGAGTTATC GGTGTCTTCGAAGGAAAAGATGATGACTTATTGTATGACGGTCGTAACGAAATCTcaaagaaattgattttcactTGCCAAAATGATGTGACATGGTCAATGGGTTCTAT aataaagatcctggaaatttattggttAAGGCCGATTTACTGTGACCTTAAGTTACCTATTCCGTGA
- the R52.5 gene encoding DUF281 domain-containing protein (Partially confirmed by transcript evidence): protein MNTLCPIILCFVITVTECCMKTIPPDDVSISSTLPYEETTEMMTTIAMETSTMTEKVCPGDTTCPDLLAYGGGMEFGEIDGCTVPVCSDGKVAWMIFRNVDFEMKLYDGLSDLSLVLPVPPPTLAGMGGKSFVDYYGLLCEDNSWKITKYPLGIKDYGNTQAILGADGSYDGKKGLLETIQCH, encoded by the exons ATGAATACTTTGTGCCCAATTATTCTATGTTTTGTGATTACTGTAACAGAATGCTGTATGAAAACTATTCCGCCGGATGATGTATCTATTTCAAGCACTCTGCCATATGAGGAGACTACG gAAATGATGACAACAATTGCAATGGAAACATCCACCATGACAG aaaaagtttGTCCAGGCGATACCACGTGTCCAGATCTACTAGCTTATGGAG GAGGAATGGAGTTTGGTGAAATAGACGGATGCACTGTGCCAGTGTGTAGTGATGGAAAAGTTGCATGgatgatttttagaaatgtggattttgaaatgaagTTATATGATGGGCTAAGTGATTTGAGTTTAGTT ttacCCGTTCCTCCTCCGACATTGGCCGGAATGGGTGGAAAAAGTTTTGTGGATTATTATGGACTTCTTTGTGAAGACAACTCGTGGAAGATCACGAAATATCCCTTGGGGATAAAGGATTATGGCAATACGCAAGCAATTCTAGGTGCAGATGGTTCTTATGACGGGAAAAAAGGTCTGCTAGAGACGATTCAATG ccactGA
- the R52.6 gene encoding ZP domain-containing protein (Partially confirmed by transcript evidence): METIFSFFSKHLFDMNIFCSIVLCFVITITECCMRTIPPDDAYISSTLPYEETTEMMTTMETSTMTEKVCPEMPAATACMDLTTLGWTLELGEVDGCPVVQCKGGLIPWVLSRNYLIQPKLYPGIDDLHLILPVPPTTLAGMGGKSFYEYYGLVCGVADGNPVWMMSKYPNGLIDYGRVEPIVGADGSYDGKQAQIREVECK, translated from the exons AtggaaacaatattttcattcttttcCAAACACCTTTTTGATATGAATATTTTCTGTTCTATAGTTCTATGTTTTGTAATTACTATAACAGAATGTTGTATGAGAACTATTCCGCCGGATGATGCCTATATTTCAAGCACTTTGCCATATGAGGAGACTACG GAAATGATGACAACAATGGAAACGTCCACCATGACAG AAAAAGTATGCCCAGAGATGCCAGCCGCCACCGCGTGTATGGATTTGACAACACTTGGAT GGACATTGGAATTAGGAGAAGTAGACGGATGTCCTGTGGTACAGTGCAAAGGTGGCCTGATTCCATGGGTGCTTTCCAGAAATTATTTGATTCAACCGAAGCTATATCCTGGCATAGATGACTTGCATTTAATT ttaCCTGTACCACCGACGACACTGGCCGGAATGGGTGGAAAAAGTTTTTACGAATACTATGGTCTTGTTTGTGGCGTTGCTGATGGAAATCCCGTATGGATGATGTCAAAATATCCGAATGGACTCATTGATTATGGCAGGGTTGAACCAATTGTAGGCGCAGATGGTTCATATGACGGGAAACAGGCTCAGATAAGGGAGGTTGAATG CAAATAG